One genomic segment of Vagococcus intermedius includes these proteins:
- a CDS encoding phosphatidylglycerophosphatase A family protein, which translates to MVTNINILEQKALELLNQRGVSLKDIAELVLFLQKDYVDDLTLETCEENVKAVLKKREVQNTIITGIQLDILAEDKKLLSPLQEILTEDEGLYGIDEIMALSIVNVYGSIGFTNYGYIDKVKPGILKKLNAHDGQNVHTFLDDIVGAIAAAAASRIAHAQAD; encoded by the coding sequence ATGGTTACTAATATTAATATTCTAGAACAAAAAGCTTTAGAACTATTAAATCAACGTGGCGTTAGTTTAAAAGATATTGCCGAACTTGTACTCTTTTTACAAAAAGATTATGTCGACGACCTAACTTTGGAGACCTGTGAAGAAAATGTCAAAGCTGTTTTAAAAAAACGTGAAGTTCAAAATACTATTATCACAGGGATACAGTTAGATATATTAGCTGAAGATAAAAAACTACTAAGCCCACTTCAAGAAATTTTAACTGAAGATGAAGGTCTATATGGCATTGATGAAATTATGGCTCTTTCCATTGTTAATGTCTATGGTTCAATCGGTTTTACCAACTACGGTTATATTGATAAGGTGAAGCCTGGTATTCTTAAAAAATTAAATGCTCATGACGGTCAAAATGTTCACACCTTTTTAGATGATATTGTGGGCGCTATAGCTGCTGCAGCCGCTAGTCGAATAGCTCATGCACAAGCCGATTAA
- a CDS encoding TIGR01906 family membrane protein — MFKSNNYHKLGMLSLFLTIITVVITVTINAYPLYVFEVKYLNLLDWVDLSQSELLTNYRQLMGYLNIPWHQELILTDFPVSASGALHFYEVKKLFMLNYSILLVTIIPTILFCINLVKTNQIWRLVMPFRVAAMVPVVLGFVMLMGFDQFFVGFHSLFFNNDAWLFDPVTDPIINVLPETYFMHCFILGFGLLELILLLGIYFGKKTLRSL, encoded by the coding sequence ATGTTTAAAAGTAACAACTATCACAAGTTAGGAATGTTATCGTTGTTTTTAACCATTATTACGGTTGTTATAACTGTGACTATTAATGCTTACCCACTGTATGTATTTGAAGTGAAGTATCTAAATTTATTAGACTGGGTTGATTTGAGTCAGTCCGAATTATTAACTAATTATCGTCAGTTAATGGGATATTTAAACATACCGTGGCATCAAGAATTGATCCTGACAGATTTTCCAGTATCCGCTTCAGGTGCACTTCATTTTTATGAAGTGAAAAAATTATTTATGCTCAATTATAGTATTTTATTAGTAACTATTATACCAACGATATTATTTTGTATAAATTTAGTTAAAACAAACCAGATATGGCGTTTGGTGATGCCTTTTAGAGTAGCAGCAATGGTCCCAGTTGTTTTGGGATTTGTTATGTTAATGGGATTTGATCAATTTTTTGTTGGATTTCACAGCTTATTTTTTAATAATGATGCTTGGCTGTTTGATCCTGTAACGGATCCTATAATTAATGTATTGCCAGAAACATATTTTATGCACTGTTTTATTTTAGGGTTTGGACTGTTGGAATTAATTTTATTATTGGGTATATATTTTGGGAAAAAGACACTGCGCAGTTTATAA
- a CDS encoding TIGR01457 family HAD-type hydrolase, translating to MTYQGYLIDLDGTIYLGKEPIPAGKRFVERLQAKNIPFLFVTNNTTKKPEMVQMRLAEEFGIDVSAELIYTAALATVDYLDEKALGKKVYVIGESGLIDTIREADYIWEEEQPDYVVVGLDTAVTYEQLAKATLAIQKGAHFIGTNPDKNIPTERGLMPGAGSLIALLETATRVKSVIIGKPEAVIMDGALKKIGLAKEAVVMVGDNYETDIQSGIKNEIASLLVLTGFTQKEDIPNLPVAPTHIVDSLDDWQV from the coding sequence ATGACATATCAAGGTTATTTGATTGATTTAGATGGTACAATTTACTTAGGGAAAGAACCGATACCAGCAGGTAAAAGATTTGTTGAAAGGTTACAGGCGAAGAATATTCCTTTTTTATTTGTTACGAACAATACAACTAAGAAGCCCGAAATGGTTCAGATGCGTTTGGCGGAAGAGTTTGGTATTGACGTTTCTGCGGAGCTCATTTATACAGCAGCTTTGGCAACCGTTGATTATCTGGATGAAAAAGCGCTAGGTAAAAAAGTTTATGTGATTGGTGAGTCTGGTTTGATTGATACAATTAGAGAAGCTGATTACATCTGGGAAGAAGAGCAGCCAGATTACGTGGTAGTTGGCTTAGATACAGCTGTTACGTATGAACAATTGGCTAAAGCAACCTTAGCAATTCAAAAAGGAGCACATTTTATTGGCACTAATCCAGATAAAAATATTCCTACAGAGCGTGGCTTAATGCCTGGCGCAGGCTCTTTAATTGCGCTACTGGAGACTGCTACGCGAGTAAAGTCTGTTATTATAGGCAAGCCAGAGGCAGTTATCATGGATGGCGCATTAAAAAAAATAGGATTGGCTAAAGAAGCTGTTGTGATGGTAGGGGATAATTATGAAACTGATATTCAATCTGGAATTAAAAATGAAATTGCAAGTTTGTTAGTCTTAACTGGTTTTACTCAAAAAGAAGACATCCCTAACTTACCTGTAGCGCCAACACATATTGTTGATAGTTTAGATGATTGGCAGGTTTAG
- a CDS encoding YutD family protein, protein MMDKNEQVVSVTDELTNEVELKNNVTETSITIKNEKPFKDIEGTPASQSEPEVMPNLEIKTKNEENKDDKKEQALKDKKQKVELSENGEILIEGRRYHLVENYREAFDIEQLNARYSDVLARYDFVVGDIGFEQLRLRGFFSDNQKKMPNDQRIGSLQDYLYEYCNFGCAYFVLESLDAPVPKENKPNRSKRQNRNKSKSKNQPAHIQEKQGRTHTPNVKNKTTKKSPIIKNRREREIDEEKKSRPETAPKKHNSEGKNDKRGFTIRQKSSESK, encoded by the coding sequence ATGATGGATAAAAATGAACAAGTTGTTAGCGTAACAGATGAGCTGACTAATGAAGTAGAGTTAAAGAATAATGTAACAGAAACTTCAATAACTATTAAAAATGAAAAGCCATTTAAAGATATAGAAGGGACACCAGCTAGCCAGAGTGAACCTGAAGTAATGCCTAATTTGGAGATTAAAACTAAGAATGAAGAAAATAAAGATGATAAAAAGGAGCAAGCTCTTAAAGATAAGAAACAAAAAGTCGAGTTGTCAGAAAATGGTGAGATTTTAATTGAAGGACGACGTTATCATTTAGTAGAAAATTATCGAGAGGCTTTTGATATTGAGCAATTAAACGCTAGGTATAGTGATGTGTTAGCTCGTTATGACTTTGTAGTTGGTGATATTGGCTTTGAACAACTACGTTTAAGAGGTTTTTTCTCTGATAATCAAAAGAAAATGCCTAATGATCAACGAATAGGTTCATTACAAGATTATTTATATGAGTATTGTAATTTTGGCTGTGCGTATTTTGTCTTAGAAAGTTTAGATGCACCTGTACCAAAAGAAAATAAACCCAACCGTAGCAAACGTCAAAATCGTAATAAAAGTAAAAGTAAAAATCAACCAGCTCACATTCAAGAAAAACAAGGGCGAACCCATACGCCTAACGTAAAAAATAAAACGACTAAAAAATCCCCTATCATAAAAAATCGTCGTGAGCGTGAAATAGACGAGGAGAAAAAAAGTCGCCCAGAAACTGCCCCTAAAAAACATAATAGTGAGGGTAAAAATGATAAACGTGGCTTTACTATTAGGCAAAAAAGTAGTGAGTCAAAATGA
- a CDS encoding bifunctional metallophosphatase/5'-nucleotidase, translating to MEKIVILNTNDIHSHFENWPKIRRYLVSEKRAVEKKGKTCLTLDLGDFSDRVHPYTEASNGLFNTELMNEIGFDGVTIGNNEGIGNSFSQLNQLYSEANFDVIVANLFEKKTNKRPSWAKPYKIIITSKGTKIGLIGLTAAYPLTYEPNGWTIHLAKSILPTLLVELSSNTDVIILMSHLGLKEDQLLAEMFPEIDLILGSHTHHLLSAGVLVNNVLLTGAGKFGQYVGLTHLDLEKHQIVAKETKIINVSELKEKASDNSEVAGYWEKGDELLASQPIAFLQKGLGDAADFYNDLVKETLEALKNYAGVDAAIINSGLFLKSLEAGFVTKKDLHECLPHPMRIIKVTLTGSDLFELLVDMDSKQEGLLNHPIEGMGFRGKIFGQLVLTGITFDRQEKSIYWQGNPILPSKIYSFATVDHLLFIPQFPIMSKKGQVEFLFPEFLREVLGQYLSEHYPC from the coding sequence ATGGAAAAAATAGTTATATTAAATACTAACGACATACATTCACATTTTGAAAATTGGCCTAAGATAAGGCGTTATTTAGTTTCAGAAAAAAGAGCTGTAGAAAAGAAAGGGAAGACTTGTTTAACCTTGGATTTAGGGGATTTTTCTGATCGGGTTCATCCTTATACAGAAGCAAGCAATGGTCTATTCAATACAGAGTTGATGAATGAGATAGGATTTGATGGGGTAACTATTGGAAATAATGAGGGAATTGGCAATAGTTTCTCACAATTGAATCAGTTATATAGTGAGGCTAATTTTGATGTGATAGTAGCAAATCTCTTTGAAAAAAAGACCAATAAAAGGCCGAGTTGGGCCAAACCATATAAGATCATCATAACATCTAAGGGAACAAAAATAGGTTTAATAGGTTTGACAGCAGCGTATCCTTTAACCTATGAACCAAACGGTTGGACAATTCATTTGGCTAAGAGTATCTTGCCCACTTTACTGGTTGAGCTTAGTTCAAATACTGATGTTATTATTTTAATGTCTCATCTAGGATTAAAAGAAGATCAACTGTTAGCGGAGATGTTTCCAGAAATTGATCTTATTTTAGGCTCCCACACTCACCATTTATTATCAGCGGGTGTGTTAGTTAATAATGTTTTGTTGACAGGTGCAGGTAAATTCGGGCAATATGTGGGACTAACTCACTTAGACCTTGAAAAACATCAGATTGTAGCAAAAGAAACAAAAATAATAAATGTTAGTGAACTAAAGGAAAAAGCTTCAGATAACAGTGAGGTTGCAGGTTATTGGGAAAAAGGTGACGAATTATTAGCGTCACAGCCAATCGCTTTTTTACAAAAAGGCTTAGGTGACGCTGCTGATTTTTATAATGATTTAGTTAAAGAGACTCTTGAAGCACTGAAAAACTATGCAGGCGTTGATGCTGCAATTATTAATAGTGGCTTATTTTTGAAAAGTTTAGAAGCCGGATTTGTGACTAAAAAAGACTTACATGAGTGTTTACCGCACCCTATGAGAATTATAAAAGTGACGCTAACAGGTAGTGATTTATTTGAGTTGTTAGTAGATATGGACTCAAAACAGGAAGGACTATTAAATCATCCAATTGAAGGGATGGGATTTCGTGGGAAGATTTTTGGTCAGTTGGTATTAACAGGGATCACATTTGATAGACAAGAAAAATCTATCTATTGGCAAGGAAACCCTATTCTTCCCTCTAAAATATATTCTTTTGCTACTGTAGACCATTTATTATTTATCCCTCAGTTTCCTATAATGAGTAAAAAAGGACAGGTTGAATTTTTATTTCCAGAATTTTTAAGAGAAGTCCTAGGGCAGTATTTATCAGAACACTATCCATGCTAG
- a CDS encoding tyrosine-protein phosphatase produces the protein MESLINFRDMGNIPTLDGKKVVEGKLFRSGEICGLTEKDQSLFTGKYGIKKIFDFRGDSEVVLKPDDSFSDVVYYQIDIMRDSLGKTAGFDSMMSEAEAADQHMLQIYRDLVLTSSSQEGYQLFLEEIAKDNCPFIFHCFAGKDRTGFGAALLLSLLGVSEELIYEDYLETNRARKTANDQILEELRVKGLSESQLASISVMMYVKKDYLDESFQLITERYGNVINYIQNGLGISLETIEKIRALYLV, from the coding sequence ATGGAATCATTGATTAATTTTAGAGATATGGGAAATATCCCAACGTTAGATGGGAAAAAGGTTGTAGAGGGAAAATTATTTAGAAGTGGCGAAATTTGTGGGCTAACAGAGAAAGACCAGTCACTATTTACCGGTAAATACGGTATTAAAAAGATTTTTGATTTTCGTGGTGACAGTGAAGTTGTTCTTAAGCCAGATGATAGCTTCTCAGATGTTGTCTATTACCAGATTGATATTATGCGTGATTCTTTGGGGAAAACAGCGGGATTTGATAGTATGATGTCAGAAGCAGAAGCAGCTGATCAGCACATGTTGCAAATTTATCGTGATTTAGTCCTAACGAGCTCTAGTCAAGAAGGCTATCAGTTATTTTTAGAAGAAATAGCCAAAGATAACTGCCCTTTTATTTTTCACTGTTTTGCAGGAAAAGATAGAACAGGATTTGGTGCAGCCTTACTGTTGAGTTTATTAGGAGTTTCAGAAGAATTAATTTATGAAGATTATCTAGAGACTAATCGGGCCAGAAAAACAGCAAACGATCAAATTTTAGAGGAATTAAGAGTAAAAGGACTAAGTGAGTCGCAATTAGCGAGTATCTCAGTTATGATGTATGTCAAAAAAGATTATTTAGATGAATCATTTCAACTAATTACTGAACGTTATGGGAACGTTATAAACTATATTCAAAATGGGCTAGGCATTAGCTTAGAAACAATCGAAAAAATTAGAGCCTTATATTTAGTTTAA
- a CDS encoding MgtC/SapB family protein has protein sequence MEWLEIIQRLLLASFISGAIGFDREFKNRPAGIRTHILVCVGATIVALIQYQISTEALETALATPELASVVKSDPTRLVAQVISGIGFLGAGTIIVTKRSVLGLTTAASLWASACLGVAIGLGMYRIAILGFITIQVVLSLLNKILVVSTIKKLEVKYIHRVATKEFILDYFVDNHVLVKDVNFDVTLTEEGRIYTNIYTIELPRGKNYADLIEDLSLNKNVMQIRLIDV, from the coding sequence ATGGAGTGGTTGGAAATAATACAACGTTTACTTTTAGCTAGTTTTATTTCTGGTGCCATAGGCTTTGACCGTGAGTTTAAGAATCGTCCTGCTGGTATTAGAACTCATATTTTAGTGTGTGTTGGTGCGACTATTGTCGCATTAATTCAGTATCAAATTTCAACAGAGGCTTTAGAAACAGCTCTTGCAACCCCGGAATTAGCAAGTGTTGTTAAATCAGACCCTACAAGGTTAGTTGCTCAGGTGATAAGTGGCATTGGTTTTTTAGGTGCTGGCACAATTATTGTTACTAAACGTTCAGTATTAGGCCTCACCACAGCGGCATCGTTATGGGCATCTGCCTGCTTAGGAGTCGCTATTGGATTGGGAATGTATCGCATTGCAATTTTAGGTTTTATAACAATTCAAGTTGTTTTATCACTCCTTAACAAAATCTTAGTGGTATCAACTATAAAAAAATTAGAAGTAAAATACATACATCGAGTTGCCACAAAAGAATTTATTCTTGATTATTTTGTAGACAACCATGTATTAGTAAAAGATGTTAACTTTGATGTCACTCTAACAGAGGAAGGACGTATCTATACAAATATTTATACGATTGAGTTACCACGAGGAAAAAACTATGCAGATTTAATCGAAGATCTATCATTGAATAAAAATGTGATGCAGATTCGTTTAATAGATGTTTAA
- a CDS encoding efflux RND transporter periplasmic adaptor subunit, which yields MKKKTKIILTVAVVGIIGTSAALALGSKSKQNSDKDTEPKIEYFTLKGSKQVFINGTVTPTRSEEFVKDPSLGKLGDLEVKNGDTVEEGTLLYQYIDPNSEKQIAEIKASIQSTQADRNKAARQMQLDLDKLAAADTKPQQNDKEQDDKESPTSMPDAPLENTATNRESIILQYDLEGFDVRLTQLEQQLNDVLNDQVNLVKAPFKGKVSIPQEKTRDSAILNLTSEDFYVIGEVNEKDVSKLKVDQIANIQTIADKQSLKGKISYISEIPATASTEPGAGGGSSLSSYTVKLALDDAKKLKNGFHVQASIDLDKQKTMVPKNAIHYDNKQAYVLVDDFGTVLKKDISLNKDNDITDKEVEVTDGLESMDKIIVKSDKKLKDGDMLTIQEDDPMDEEAN from the coding sequence ATGAAAAAGAAAACAAAAATTATTTTAACAGTCGCCGTTGTCGGTATTATTGGTACTTCAGCTGCCTTGGCGCTAGGAAGCAAGTCAAAACAAAATAGTGACAAGGATACTGAACCTAAAATCGAATATTTCACCCTAAAAGGGAGTAAACAAGTTTTTATTAATGGCACTGTCACACCTACTCGATCTGAAGAATTTGTCAAAGATCCTTCACTTGGAAAACTAGGTGATTTAGAAGTGAAAAATGGCGATACAGTTGAAGAAGGTACACTCTTATATCAATATATCGACCCTAATAGTGAAAAACAAATTGCTGAAATTAAAGCTTCTATTCAAAGCACACAAGCAGATAGAAATAAAGCTGCTCGTCAAATGCAATTAGATCTAGATAAATTAGCTGCTGCTGATACTAAACCTCAGCAAAACGACAAAGAACAAGATGACAAAGAGTCGCCGACCTCAATGCCAGATGCTCCTCTTGAAAATACTGCTACTAACCGTGAAAGCATTATCTTACAATATGACTTAGAAGGGTTTGATGTCCGTTTAACCCAATTAGAACAACAGCTTAATGATGTGCTAAACGATCAAGTTAATTTGGTCAAAGCTCCTTTTAAAGGCAAAGTATCGATTCCTCAGGAAAAAACTCGTGATAGCGCAATTTTAAACTTAACTTCTGAAGACTTTTATGTAATTGGAGAAGTCAATGAAAAAGACGTCTCAAAATTAAAAGTTGATCAAATTGCTAATATCCAAACCATTGCTGATAAACAATCTCTAAAAGGGAAGATTAGTTATATTTCAGAAATACCTGCTACAGCTAGTACTGAGCCTGGTGCTGGTGGGGGAAGTAGCTTGTCTAGCTATACAGTCAAACTTGCTCTTGATGATGCCAAGAAGTTGAAAAATGGCTTTCATGTTCAAGCCTCTATTGATTTAGATAAACAAAAAACGATGGTGCCTAAAAATGCGATTCATTACGATAACAAACAAGCTTATGTTTTAGTAGATGACTTTGGGACTGTCTTGAAAAAAGACATATCATTAAATAAAGACAATGATATTACCGATAAAGAAGTCGAAGTTACTGATGGGTTAGAATCCATGGATAAAATTATTGTGAAATCAGACAAAAAACTAAAAGATGGTGATATGTTAACAATCCAAGAAGACGATCCTATGGATGAGGAGGCTAACTAA
- a CDS encoding ABC transporter ATP-binding protein, protein MTQQSDPLIVMKNINKYYPVGKEQLHVLKNLNLTIERGEFLMIMGKSGSGKTTLMNIIGFLDQVSDGHYYFDGKDASKLNENQKSDLRNTYLGFIFQQFFLIQSLNVRQNVELPMVYGGKIKENERQKKAQTYLDLVGLKEKATVKTTELSGGQQQRVAIARALVNDPLLIMADEPTGALDSETSSDIMEILTKLNQEGKTIVMVTHDTDITKYATRVIYMKDGLFLDEEAYHNA, encoded by the coding sequence ATGACGCAACAATCAGACCCTTTAATTGTGATGAAAAATATCAATAAATATTACCCTGTCGGAAAAGAGCAATTACATGTCTTAAAAAACTTGAATCTAACTATCGAACGCGGCGAGTTTTTAATGATTATGGGGAAATCAGGCAGTGGTAAAACTACCCTAATGAATATTATTGGTTTTCTCGATCAGGTGTCAGATGGTCACTATTACTTTGATGGTAAAGATGCCTCAAAGTTAAATGAGAATCAAAAATCTGATTTACGTAACACCTACCTTGGTTTTATCTTCCAACAATTCTTCTTAATCCAGTCATTGAATGTTCGACAAAACGTTGAATTGCCAATGGTTTACGGTGGTAAAATCAAAGAAAATGAGAGACAAAAAAAAGCGCAAACCTACCTTGACTTAGTCGGTTTAAAAGAAAAAGCAACTGTTAAAACAACCGAACTATCAGGTGGTCAACAACAGCGTGTCGCTATTGCTAGAGCTTTAGTCAATGATCCTCTACTAATTATGGCAGATGAACCTACTGGAGCTCTTGATAGTGAGACCAGTTCAGATATTATGGAAATTTTAACCAAATTAAATCAAGAAGGTAAAACAATCGTTATGGTTACACATGATACAGATATTACTAAATATGCTACGCGCGTTATTTATATGAAAGACGGTTTATTCCTAGATGAGGAGGCCTATCACAATGCTTAA
- a CDS encoding ABC transporter permease — protein sequence MLKNLLLSTLLSLKAHKLRVFLTMVGIIIGIAAVVTVSAIGEGMKQSSLKMLDTTNSNVARLTYQPNIEDDESETMNTYEDFAFERSDLKVLQEIEQITTLSADYGYGFDSTETISTDLTYFDNQQGGQLMASPGKNKVAYGHDFTEDDQERNVIILTYETMESLLHKKKPEDLLGHAIDVDGDKFQVIGIKAELSEMAMDVQMTDFNNSVPKKAYNSLAKNKPINAIKLKLAPEADREAVVDEANTLLKEYHPELDGNFEEDRSSESMRKQIEDMIQQVIIGLVFITAISLLVGGIGVMNIMYVSVSERKREIGIRRAIGAKPKNIMMQFLLEAAFITLLGGIIGILLGWGIAQIVSSVAGIEAILSLKMTLISAGVSVAIGLIFGVIPAINAARMDPIKAIYQ from the coding sequence ATGCTTAAAAATTTACTACTAAGTACCCTACTTAGTCTAAAAGCGCATAAACTACGTGTTTTTTTAACAATGGTTGGGATTATTATTGGTATTGCAGCTGTTGTAACCGTATCTGCGATAGGTGAAGGGATGAAACAAAGTAGTTTGAAAATGTTAGACACTACTAACTCAAATGTGGCTCGGTTAACTTATCAACCAAATATAGAAGACGACGAATCTGAAACAATGAATACTTATGAAGATTTTGCTTTTGAACGGTCAGATTTAAAAGTCTTGCAAGAAATTGAACAAATTACAACCTTGTCTGCAGACTATGGTTACGGTTTTGATTCAACCGAAACAATTTCTACTGACTTAACTTATTTTGACAATCAACAAGGTGGCCAACTTATGGCAAGTCCAGGTAAAAATAAAGTGGCTTATGGTCATGATTTTACAGAAGATGATCAAGAACGTAATGTTATTATTTTAACTTATGAAACCATGGAGTCCCTATTACATAAGAAAAAACCTGAAGACCTATTAGGGCATGCAATCGATGTCGATGGTGACAAATTTCAAGTAATTGGAATAAAAGCTGAATTATCTGAAATGGCGATGGATGTGCAAATGACAGATTTTAATAACTCTGTTCCTAAAAAAGCTTATAATAGTTTAGCCAAAAATAAGCCTATTAATGCTATTAAATTAAAACTTGCTCCTGAGGCAGACAGAGAGGCTGTTGTTGATGAAGCAAATACACTACTTAAAGAATATCATCCTGAATTAGATGGTAATTTTGAAGAAGATCGCTCAAGTGAGTCTATGAGAAAACAAATTGAGGATATGATTCAACAAGTTATCATTGGGTTAGTCTTCATTACAGCAATTTCTCTACTAGTTGGCGGCATTGGGGTAATGAATATCATGTATGTTTCCGTTTCTGAGCGAAAAAGAGAAATCGGTATTAGACGTGCTATCGGAGCGAAACCTAAAAATATTATGATGCAATTTTTACTAGAAGCTGCGTTTATCACCTTACTAGGTGGCATTATTGGTATTTTACTTGGCTGGGGAATTGCGCAAATTGTATCTAGTGTCGCTGGCATTGAAGCAATCTTAAGTCTGAAGATGACACTCATCTCTGCTGGTGTTTCTGTGGCAATCGGCCTTATTTTTGGTGTTATTCCAGCAATTAATGCTGCTCGAATGGACCCTATTAAAGCTATTTATCAATAA
- a CDS encoding NCS2 family permease codes for MNRFFKLKEHGTTVKTEVAAGITTFLTMSYIIVVNPAILTAAGIPAEQIFMATIISAVIASTWMALVANYPIAIAPGLGLNAYFVSVVASGVDYKTAFSSVFVAGVIFLLLSFTTFREKLIGSIPESLKSAISAGIGLFIAFVGLKLSHVIVGDPVNLVKLGDLHSPGVLLTLFGLLLTVSLILLNIPGAIFVSMVVIALVGVITGQLHFDGVMSMPKLGHELMITNPITPFKNIVDHNLYGAVLSFLLITIFDTTGTIIGVSKRAGLMKDGNLPRAKQALFSDALGTVVGSILGTSPTTAYIESGTGVALGGRTGLQTLTVAFMFFLSSFFYPIVSVLATAPAVTSPALVIVGSMMIGEAANIDWDDFSEAFPAFLVIITMPLTGSIATGLALGFMTYPLTKFIKGQSKTVHPFIYIFAILFFIQLFILGGH; via the coding sequence ATGAATCGCTTTTTTAAATTAAAAGAACATGGGACAACTGTCAAAACAGAAGTAGCCGCCGGTATTACTACTTTCTTAACAATGTCTTATATTATCGTTGTCAATCCAGCTATTTTGACTGCAGCCGGCATTCCTGCTGAACAAATTTTTATGGCAACTATTATTTCAGCTGTTATCGCCTCTACCTGGATGGCGCTAGTTGCTAACTACCCTATAGCAATTGCACCAGGACTAGGTTTAAATGCTTACTTTGTTTCTGTTGTAGCAAGTGGTGTTGATTACAAAACAGCTTTTTCATCCGTTTTTGTAGCTGGTGTGATTTTTCTACTATTGTCATTTACTACCTTTAGAGAAAAATTAATCGGCTCAATACCTGAATCTTTAAAATCAGCTATCTCAGCAGGAATCGGGTTATTTATTGCCTTTGTTGGTTTAAAATTATCCCATGTCATTGTTGGAGACCCAGTCAATTTAGTAAAATTAGGTGATTTACATAGTCCTGGTGTCCTCTTGACGCTATTCGGCCTATTATTAACTGTTTCACTCATTCTATTAAATATTCCTGGTGCTATTTTTGTCAGTATGGTTGTCATCGCCTTAGTGGGTGTGATAACTGGTCAACTCCATTTTGATGGTGTCATGAGTATGCCAAAATTAGGACATGAGTTGATGATTACTAATCCTATTACACCTTTTAAAAATATTGTGGATCACAATTTGTATGGCGCTGTTCTATCATTCTTATTAATTACTATTTTTGATACAACTGGAACCATCATTGGTGTTTCAAAGCGAGCTGGGCTAATGAAAGATGGTAATTTGCCACGCGCTAAACAAGCACTCTTTTCTGATGCCTTAGGGACTGTTGTCGGGTCTATTTTAGGTACTAGTCCTACAACTGCCTATATCGAATCAGGAACAGGGGTTGCCTTAGGAGGACGGACAGGACTACAAACATTAACGGTAGCCTTTATGTTCTTCCTCTCCAGTTTCTTTTACCCAATCGTCAGCGTTTTAGCTACTGCACCAGCAGTAACGTCACCTGCATTGGTTATAGTTGGAAGTATGATGATTGGTGAAGCAGCTAATATTGACTGGGATGATTTTTCAGAAGCCTTCCCTGCCTTTTTAGTTATTATAACAATGCCTTTAACCGGTAGTATTGCTACAGGCTTAGCACTAGGATTTATGACTTATCCATTAACGAAATTTATCAAGGGACAATCAAAAACAGTCCACCCGTTTATTTATATTTTTGCTATTTTATTCTTTATTCAGTTATTTATCTTAGGCGGACATTAG